Part of the Gadus macrocephalus chromosome 22, ASM3116895v1 genome, GCTTTCTGCAGCCAACTTTGTAGTTTATTAACCTTCTCCCTGTGCCTTCATAACATGGTGCCCTTGtgtgtcattgtggttgtcGCAGATGATGCGTGTGAGGACTGTGGCAGGAATAACATACTACTGCCGAACGGGGAAGTCTTTCAAGGGACAGGTTAAAGACCGCTTCCTCCTGGCTGACTGCAGAGCTGTCATCAGTGGAAACTATAGGTAAGCGAGCCTAcaaaaaagtttaaaaacaaaacaaaatagaaaGCATAATAATGCAATACTCCCAGGTTAAATAGCTTATTCTTCTGTAAGCTCTTGTGATTACATTAGTTAATAttaaccacctcctccttcgtATCTCCATGTCTTCCAGCTTCATGTGGTCCTATGAGAAGATACACCGCTGCATCGCCCACCTCTTCCTCGGGGAGCTTGTCGCCAGCTTTGATGAAGAGTTTCGTATTCTCTTTGCTCAGTCAGAGCCTCTGATAATCGACCAATCAATTGTGCCACATGGCAACCCAGATTATCAAAGcagtcagtttggtttgaagcGATCCCAGTCATTGCTGAGCAACAGGGTTTTTCCACGACAAAACGAGCTTCCCTCTGCCTTCCCCTACGGAGAATCTGATCGGAATCCTCTCGCGTTTCGAAGGAACGAACCCTTTCGACACTCGATGGAACCCACGGCAGGCATAACAATTGGAAAGTATGCACAGCAGCAGTTTCATCTTCAGCAATCGTACTTAGAGCAGGGAAGGTCCATAGTCTCTAGACAGATGGAGCTGAGCTCTACTGGATTCAAGAGACACAGCTACGCGGAAGGCACCCAGGAGAGCTACTCGTCGTCAAAGCAGTACATGAAACACAGAGTCATGAATAATCTGGAAGAGACTGATTATCAGAGGTTAGTCCATTTATTGATCATATTGCCCATTGTCAGATTGAATTGTATAATGTTATCACTTTTCTCCTGAATTTGAATTCTGAGTAGCCAATTTCATACTATGATACTTTAGTATATGATACACGTAaacctcctaaaatggcgcaatttgattgcttcgctatctcgggatattgggcaataccccatgattgagatctcgaACTCGGGATGTAGTTTTCAGCGCGTCTCTTCactctaataaaaacaaataaaccgctgataaaacatacatacatccaAGCAAAAAGTGTTGTCTTTCTAATTTTTGGAATATTATTTACTCACTTTTGTATTTGACAGGGAGCAGACCCAACAACGGTCTTATTACCATGAGGGGCCGGAACATGGATCTGGCCATGGACATTATGACAGACTCCAAATGCATGCTTCGAATCTCGCCTTAGATCAGCGTTCAGAATCAAGCTACACATCTGAACCACCTGTCGTTGGAGGCTACAGTCGAGATTACTTCTCGTCGGATGACCTGAAAGGACCTGAAGGGCTCCATGGACATCACGAAGCAGGGCGATATGAAGGAGTTTCAACACAGAAGAGGCCCACCATAGGCCAACCCTTTGCATGCCAGAACTCTCCCACGCACCCTCCAGAGAAACAGCCGTTCCTGAAGCCGTCTGAACAGGAGCGGGATCAAGACCCGAGCGCCAGACAGGGCATGAGGAGTTGGAGGATCAACTCCTTCCTCAGCACGTACGAGGACGGCGGAGAGGAAGGCCTACCTCAGGCTCTAGGCCCGGATGCATTTGATGATGATCCATCAGCTCAACAGGTAGCGGACCCTCAACGTTCCACAAATCGCTACGGGAAAAAAGAAATGCCCTCTAAACCAGATGTTCTGAGACCACGCTTTGGGAAACCCGTTTTACATGACAACAGCGAGAAAGACTCTGGCCCAACCAGGGATCTGCAGCCCAGCACTACCTATAGTCACCACATgatggagaaagaaagagagaaggagagtgacATGGAGAGGGACAGATTGGGAGCCAGGGAGGGAACAGGAGATGTGGAGATGAAGGAGGGTCCAGAGGTCTCTGTTTCCAAGCACGAGTCATTCCGCACCCGTGTCAACCCGATGCTCATGAGAAGCTCTCGGCTGCGCTCCTCCCTTATCTTTTCCTCCTCAAAGGTGGAGAAGCACAGCGGGGGCCTGGGTCTTAACCCCGCCACAGAGGAAGACGAGGATCTAGACCATATCCGCACCACCTCTATAGTGGCTCAGATGCTTGAGAAGAGGAAGCCCTTGAACCGGGAGCCTTTTGAGTGGAGGAAGAAGACAGAGGAGAAGGACAAGGACGATGAGAAACAGAAAGTACCGGCCAAAGAGAAGGGGGAGACCAGCTTTAAAGACCTCAAAGATAAATTTCAGAATGCAAGCCAAGAAATTAAGACTTCCCCAGCTGAAGCGCCCTCCAATGTCACTGCAGGTTCTTTGAAAACTCAACAAGAATCATCATTGAATATGAATGATCCAGCTAGTCGCCTACAGTATTTTAAAGATTTGGCCGCCAAGAGAAAAACCTCAAGGACGGAGACAGAAACAGCACTCAAAGCCATGGGGCCAATTGAAAAGAAGCCAGACCTTTTGGATAAAACACATCATAGCACAGCCACTCACGACATCCCATCTGTTTCTGTTAA contains:
- the fam83hb gene encoding protein FAM83H, with the protein product MAHRSQSSSVGDNPLDPNYLPPHYREEYRLAIDALIEEDSQGYYEFLQKADVVPFLAQPEIDHIKSTLQTPSQSQSASMPELTYHEGVMEDDGSSDTYWPVHSDLDAPGLDLGWPQQQHSFIGPTEVTTLINPSDPEMPSIKEQARRLIKSACHVIAVVMDIFTDVDIFSDLLDAAARRVPVYILLDEQNAHHFVAMVNNCRVNLDLIQMMRVRTVAGITYYCRTGKSFKGQVKDRFLLADCRAVISGNYSFMWSYEKIHRCIAHLFLGELVASFDEEFRILFAQSEPLIIDQSIVPHGNPDYQSSQFGLKRSQSLLSNRVFPRQNELPSAFPYGESDRNPLAFRRNEPFRHSMEPTAGITIGKYAQQQFHLQQSYLEQGRSIVSRQMELSSTGFKRHSYAEGTQESYSSSKQYMKHRVMNNLEETDYQREQTQQRSYYHEGPEHGSGHGHYDRLQMHASNLALDQRSESSYTSEPPVVGGYSRDYFSSDDLKGPEGLHGHHEAGRYEGVSTQKRPTIGQPFACQNSPTHPPEKQPFLKPSEQERDQDPSARQGMRSWRINSFLSTYEDGGEEGLPQALGPDAFDDDPSAQQVADPQRSTNRYGKKEMPSKPDVLRPRFGKPVLHDNSEKDSGPTRDLQPSTTYSHHMMEKEREKESDMERDRLGAREGTGDVEMKEGPEVSVSKHESFRTRVNPMLMRSSRLRSSLIFSSSKVEKHSGGLGLNPATEEDEDLDHIRTTSIVAQMLEKRKPLNREPFEWRKKTEEKDKDDEKQKVPAKEKGETSFKDLKDKFQNASQEIKTSPAEAPSNVTAGSLKTQQESSLNMNDPASRLQYFKDLAAKRKTSRTETETALKAMGPIEKKPDLLDKTHHSTATHDIPSVSVNPPEPEPKKLDISSRLAELTRRSSVSGNKPPAVSTKPSVNQLKPTEPDSTRKAGNGSEVQKKDPFKSLKPFPSPNIFRKDPLKLKALNPRRVSSGEDMLTADATDAEKSELKKSRSHSSSSMMRSDSRDVLNKNCGSNTSINTIGSDGKSEGKPLDFLKKQTQRLKGFLVPKDKDKKSAASADEKTMRTVVEITEDSSKKSSTSSHTGPSNHDQPNANHKVSAGTSGPSRYQSTGGSVLFSSNLRDDTKVILGQISANSQKNKAGGAKEGDPGDEGLERQNSLRKTLFSRPQANPQEREGLLKRMESMRKEKKVYSRFEMGNNLG